In Helianthus annuus cultivar XRQ/B chromosome 3, HanXRQr2.0-SUNRISE, whole genome shotgun sequence, a single window of DNA contains:
- the LOC110931229 gene encoding uncharacterized protein LOC110931229, translating into MEPKIHPAATVTNIKSLIPVVLEMESGQYASWSELFKIQCRANLVIDHLSPKPASSSSSSGTTNETDKAKEIETDESWDRLDAIVLQWIYATISNDLLHTILKPNTTAYDAWKTLESLFHDNKSSRAIHLMHKFSNTRLDGFSSVSAYCQQLKVLADQLANVGSPVDNERLVLQLIAGLKNSMKVLPPFFSNRTPYPRSMTLGLKSCSLKLARRNKLSSQLKPRVPH; encoded by the coding sequence GATGGAATCCGGACAATACGCGTCTTGGTCCGAACTGTTCAAGATTCAATGTCGGGCTAACCTTGTTATCGATCACCTCTCTCCCAAACCTGCTTCATCCTCCTCATCTTCTGGAACGACTAACGAAACCGACAAGGCCAAAGAAATAGAGACTGATGAATCTTGGGATCGGTTGGATGCCATTGTGCTCCAATGGATTTATGCAACCATCTCGAATGACCTCTTGCACACCATCCTCAAGCCGAACACCACTGCGTATGATGCTTGGAAGACACTCGAAAGCCTCTTTCACGACAACAAAAGTTCTCGGGCTATACATCTCATGCATAAATTCTCTAACACACGCCTTGACGGATTCTCTAGCGTCTCGGCGTATTGCCAACAACTGAAGGTGTTAGCCGACCAACTGGCTAACGTTGGAAGTCCGGTTGACAATGAACGCTTAGTACTTCAATTAATCGCGGGCCTCAAGAACAGTATGAAGGTATTGCCACCATTCTTCAGCAACAGGACCCCTTACCCTCGTTCTATGACGCTCGGTCTAAAATCATGCTCGTTGAAACTCGCAAGGCGGAACAAGCTCTCCTCACAGCTCAAACCGCGGGTACCGCATTAA
- the LOC110931228 gene encoding uncharacterized protein LOC110931228, which translates to MKIRLVVYTGGKWEIVNGKLEYVADADSSRRGLEIEPNLSYTALLSKLSNICSSTNITKLSYRLSSFSDPIDIINDEDLAIFYNFAMENIFEIYKLYVIEGFGVGSSGFSSPKKFLVPDLNFCTDEENYDVVNDSQPNPDNSFENCSRSSSITFEPGHVFNNKEDMKLELGKKCLLEHFEFKVDRSSKTRYQVSCLVDGCGWRFRARSFGDSGVFFVKSFNDKHTCSKTLTYPHVRQANPHVVAHYLKEPLKDSGRIYRCNEIVKDFRQRFQVEITTSQAWRGKSLALELLQGSSRESFAELPLYCYNLERANPGSVTHIKTDHERRFEMVFVAIGAAIRTFICNLRPVVIIDAAHLKGEFKGTLFLAVGMDGNNQILPISYGIGKSEDGECWTWFLSKLKECIGEIPEMAIISDRANSIHLAVRNVFPHVYHGLCCRHLMMNLCLPSDKKKENEKLWWKTCKSYRLSDFNESFNALCLAVPRVRHTLTSIGFGRWARAHCPGNRYHYMTSNSAESINALSRHSRKMPVTQLLEFFRQSVQKWFYDRRLQGIHEKHLLTQWAQKKIFKKIEGSRTWTVAGIELNSYSVADSGKGGLVDFVNGTCSCRVWQVSGLPCGHVIAVSKFLGETDCSKYCFPCYSNEVYKKTYEEAIYPLPHRSEWETPEDLLGAGNNVN; encoded by the exons ATGAAGATTCGTTTGGTTGTATACACTGGCGGAAAGTGGGAAATCGTTAACGGAAAGTTGGAGTATGTTGCTGATGCTGATTCAAGTAGACGTGGTTTAGAAATTGAACCCAACCTTTCATACACCGCTCTTTTAAGTAAACTGTCAAACATTTGTAGTTCTACAAACATTACGAAGTTATCTTATCGGTTGTCTTCCTTTAGTGATCCCATAGATATAATAAACGATGAAGATCTTGcaattttttataattttgctatggaaaatatttttgaaatttataaattatatgtGATTGAAGGGTTTGGTGTTGGATCATCTGGTTTTTCAAGTCCAAAAAAATTTTTAGTTCCTGATTTAAATTTCTGTACTGATGAAGAAAATTATGATGTTGTAAACGACTCCCAACCAAATCCTGATAATTCTTTCGAAAATTGTTCGCGATCTTCATCAATTACTTTTGAACCAGGTCACGTATTTAATAACAAAGAAGACATGAAACTTGAATTGGGAAAAAAATGTTTGTTAGAACACTTTGAGTTTAAAGTAGATAGATCCTCTAAAACTCGGTACCAGGTGTCATGTTTGGTCGACGGTTGCGGTTGGCGTTTCCGTGCAAGGAGTTTTGGAGATAGTGGGGTGTTTTTTGTTAAGAGTTTTAACGATAAACACACGTGCTCGAAGACGCTAACGTACCCACATGTTCGTCAGGCAAACCCACATGTTGTTGCTCATTATTTAAAAGAACCTTTAAAAGACAGTGGAAGAATATATCGTTGTAATGAAATAGTGAAAGATTTTAGACAGAGATTCCAAGTTGAGATAACCACTAGTCAAGCTTGGCGTGGAAAAAGTCTGGCACTAGAGCTTTTACAAGGATCAAGCAGAGAGTCGTTCGCAGAACTACCACTTTACTGTTACAATCTTGAGCGGGCAAATCCTGGTTCTGTTACACATATCAAGACTGATCACGAGCGTCGGTTTGAGATGGTCTTTGTCGCGATTGGTGCTGCG aTTCGTACCTTTATATGCAATTTAAGACCGGTGGTGATCATTGATGCTGCACACCTAAAGGGTGAATTTAAGGGGACGTTATTTTTAGCTGTTGGAATGGATGGAAACAACCAAATTTTACCAATTTCCTACGGAATAGGAAAATCAGAGGATGGTGAATGTTGGACATGGTTTCTGTCAAAGCTTAAAGAATGTATCGGTGAAATACCTGAAATGGCCATAATTTCGGATAGAGCGAATTCTATACATCTGGCTGTTAGAAACGTCTTTCCACATGTTTATCATGGGTTATGCTGTCGTCATTTAATGATGAACCTATGTTTACCCtctgataaaaaaaaagaaaatgagaagTTGTGGTGGAAGACATGCAAATCGTACCGATTGTCTGATTTTAACGAGTCATTTAATGCTCTTTGTCTTGCCGTTCCTAGAGTGCGACACACTCTAACAAGTATTGGGTTCGGTAGATGGGCACGGGCGCATTGTCCAGGCAATCGATATCATTATATGACATCTAACAGCGCGGAGTCTATTAACGCTTTATCTAGACACTCGCGTAAAATGCCGGTAACACAACTCTTAGAGTTCTTCCGGCAATCTGTACAAAAGTGGTTTTACGATCGCCGTTTGCAAGGTATACATGAAAAACATTTACTTACGCAGTGGGCACAgaagaaaatttttaaaaaaattgaagggTCTAGAACATGGACGGTTGCTGGGATTGAGTTAAACAGTTATTCTGTTGCAGACAGTGGAAAGGGGGGTTTAGTGGACTTTGTTAATGGAACATGTAGTTGCCGAGTTTGGCAGGTTTCTGGTTTACCATGCGGGCATGTTATCGCCGTTTCAAAATTTTTAGGTGAAACCGACTGCAGTAAGTATTGCTTCCCGTGTTACTCCAACGAAGTCTATAAGAAAACTTATGAAGAAGCGATTTATCCTCTCCCGCATAGATCTGAATGGGAGACTCCAGAAGACCTACTCGGAGCTGGTAACAATGTTAACTAA